One window of Triticum dicoccoides isolate Atlit2015 ecotype Zavitan chromosome 5A, WEW_v2.0, whole genome shotgun sequence genomic DNA carries:
- the LOC119299600 gene encoding ATP synthase subunit alpha, mitochondrial-like has translation MEFSPRAAELTTLLESRMTNFYTNFQVDEIGRVVSVGDGIARVYGLNEIQAGEMVEFASGVKGIALNLENENVGIVVFGSDTAIKEGDLVKRTGSIVDVPAGKAMLGRVVDALGVPIDGKGALSDHERRRVEVKAPGIIERKSVHEPMQTGLKAVDSLVPIGRGQRELIIGDRQTGKTAIAIDTILNQKQMNSRGTNESETLYCVYVAIGQKRSTVAQLVQILSEVNALEYSILVAATASDPAPLQFLAPYSGCAMGEYFRDNGMHALIIHDDLSKQAVAYRQMSLLLRRPPESS, from the coding sequence ATGGAATTCTCACCCAGAGCTGCGGAACTCACGACTCTATTAGAAAGTAGAATGACCAACTTTTACACGAATTTTCAAGTGGATGAGATCGGTCGAGTGGTCTCAGTTGGAGATGGGATTGCACGTGTTTATGGATTGAACGAGATTCAAGCAGGAGAAATGGTGGAATTTGCCAGCGGTGTGAAAGGAATCGCCTTAAATCTTGAGAATGAGAATGTAGGTATTGTTGTCTTTGGTAGTGATACCGCTATTAAAGAAGGAGATCTTGTCAAGCGCACTGGATCTATTGTGGATGTTCCTGCGGGAAAGGCCATGTTAGGCCGTGTGGTCGACGCCTTGGGAGTACCTATTGATGGAAAAGGGGCTCTAAGCGATCACGAACGAAGACGTGTCGAAGTGAAAGCCCCAGGGATTATTGAACGTAAATCTGTGCACGAACCCATGCAAACAGGCTTAAAAGCAGTGGATAGCCTGGTTCCTATAGGTCGTGGTCAACGAGAACTTATAATCGGGGACAGACAAACTGGAAAAACTGCAATAGCTATCGATACTATATTAAACCAAAAGCAAATGAACTCAAGGGGCACAAATGAGAGTGAGACATTGTATTGTGTCTATGTTGCGATTGGACAAAAACGCTCGACTGTGGCACAATTAGTTCAAATTCTTTCAGAAGTGAATGCTTTGGAATATTCCATTCTTGTAGCAGCCACCGCTTCGGATCCTGCTCCTCTGCAATTTCTGGCCCCATATTCAGGGTGTGCCATGGGGGAATATTTCCGCGATAATGGAATGCACGCATTAATTATACATGATGATCTAAGTAAACAAGCGGTGGCATATCGACAAATGTCATTATTGTTACGCCGACCaccagaatcatcataa